Proteins from a genomic interval of Dama dama isolate Ldn47 chromosome 1, ASM3311817v1, whole genome shotgun sequence:
- the MMP27 gene encoding matrix metalloproteinase-27, with protein sequence MKNRLLLFVFVTLSSAFPVDQRMEGDENLQLTQAYLNQFYSLEIEGSHLAQSSNRSLIDGKIREMQAFFGLTVTGKLDSNTLEIMKTPRCGVPDVGQYGYTLPGWKKYNLTYRIVNYTPDMARADVDEAIQKGLEVWSKVTPLIFTKISKGIADIMIAFRTRVHGWCPRYFDGPLGVLGHAFPPGLGLGGDTHFDEDENWTKDGVGFSLFLVAAHEFGHSLGLSHSSDQTALMFPNYVSLDPSKYPLSQDDIKGIQSIYGEPPKLPVKPKGPTVPHACDPDLTFDAITTFRREVMFFKGRHIWRIYYDITDVEFELISSFWPSLPADIHAAYENPIDKILVFKDDNFWVIRGYAVLPDYPKSIYTLGFPRRVKKIDAAVCDRSTRKTYFFVGIWCWRYDEVTQTMDKGYPRRVVKYFPGIGLRVDAAFQHKGFFYFFRRSKQFEYDPKAKTVTRIMKTNTWLQCKELLNSSSDFTISEEKVHSGVEMFHYKNLNFLIFSIVHMMNKIYSYQ encoded by the exons ATGAAGAACCGTCTTCTGCTTTTCGTCTTTGTAACACTGTCCTCTGCATTTCCTGTAGACCAAAGGATGGAAGGCGACGAAAACCTGCAACTGACTCAG GCATATCTCAACCAGTTCTACTCTCTTGAAATAGAAGGGAGTCATCTTGCTCAAAGCAGTAACAGAAGTCTCATAGATGGCAAAATTCGTGAAATGCAAGCATTCTTTGGATTGACAGTGACTGGAAAGCTGGACTCGAACACTCTGGAGATCATGAAGACACCCAGGTGTGGGGTGCCTGACGTGGGTCAGTATGGCTATACTCTCCCCGGGTGGAAGAAGTACAACCTCACCTACCG AATTGTAAACTACACTCCTGATATGGCTCGAGCTGATGTGGATGAGGCTATCCAAAAAGGTTTAGAAGTGTGGAGCAAAGTCACTCCGCTAATATTCACCAAGATTTCCAAAGGGATCGCTGACATCATGATTGCCTTTAGGACCCGAG TCCATGGTTGGTGTCCTCGTTACTTCGACGGTCCCTTGGGAGTCCTCGGCCACGCCTTTCCCCCTGGTCTGGGACTGGGTGGAGACACTCACTTTGATGAGGATGAGAATTGGACCAAGGATGGAGTAG GATTCAGCTTGTTTCTCGTGGCAGCTCATGAATTTGGTCATTCACTGGGGCTCTCTCACTCCAGTGATCAAACAGCCTTGATGTTCCCAAACTACGTCTCCTTGGATCCTAGCAAATACCCACTTTCTCAGGACGATATCAAAGGAATCCAATCCATCTACG GAGAGCCACCTAAGTTACCTGTGAAGCCAAAGGGACCCACTGTACCTCATGCCTGTGACCCCGATTTAACTTTTGATGCTATCACCACTTTCCGCAGAGAAGTAATGTTCTTTAAAGGCAG GCACATATGGAGGATCTATTATGACATCACTGACGTTGAATTTGAATTAATCTCTTCATTCTGGCCATCTCTGCCTGCTGATATTCATGCTGCATATGAGAACCCCATCGACAAGATTCTGGTTTTTAAAG ATGACAACTTCTGGGTGATCAGAGGATATGCTGTCTTACCAGATTATCCCAAATCCATCTATACTCTTGGCTTTCCAAGACGTGTAAAGAAAATTGATGCAGCTGTGTGTGACCGCAGcacaagaaagacctacttcttTGTGGGCATTTGGTGCTGGAG gTATGATGAAGTGACCCAAACCATGGACAAAGGGTACCCACGGAGAGTGGTAAAGTACTTCCCAGGAATTGGTCTCCGAGTGGATGCCGCCTTCCAACACAAAG GATTCTTCTATTTCTTCCGTAGATCAAAACAGTTTGAATATGATCCTAAGGCAAAGACCGTTACCCGAATAATGAAAACCAATACTTGGCTTCAGTGTAAAGAACTGTTAAATTCATCATCTGATTTTACTATCAGTGAGGAAAAAGTACATTCAGGAGTGGAGATGtttcattataaaaatttaaattttcttatttttagtattGTTCACATGATGAACAAAATCTACAGTTACCAATAA